The Puntigrus tetrazona isolate hp1 chromosome 23, ASM1883169v1, whole genome shotgun sequence genome has a segment encoding these proteins:
- the tcf21 gene encoding transcription factor 21, producing MTRICSEGSRVIFRSLQRATISSLLVLTFCLLHLRLQLNMSTGSISDVDEFHESELLDGLLKFGSGKDPGTSNESTEDSSNCEGASVTECTGKRRKSAAMRKSAPNGVAQEGKQVQRNAANARERARMRVLSKAFSRLKTTLPWVPPDTKLSKLDTLRLASSYIAHLRQILANDKYENGYIHPVNLTWPFMVAGKPENELKEMLNSTRLCGTTAS from the exons ATGACGCGTATCTGCTCTGAAGGCAGTCGCGTTATCTTCAGGTCCCTTCAGAGAGCCACAATCTCAAGTCTCCTCGTGCTTACTTTTTGTCTGCTACATCTTCGTCTTCAGCTCAACATGTCCACCGGCTCCATCAGCGATGTGGACGAATTTCACGAGTCTGAGCTGCTGGATGGTCTTTTGAAATTCGGTTCCGGTAAAGATCCGGGGACGTCAAACGAGAGCACGGAGGACAGTTCCAACTGCGAAGGGGCATCGGTTACCGAATGTACGGGGAAAAGGCGCAAATCGGCCGCCATGCGTAAATCGGCACCTAATGGCGTGGCCCAGGAGGGCAAGCAGGTCCAAAGGAACGCGGCGAACGCGCGCGAGAGGGCGAGGATGCGCGTGCTGAGCAAAGCCTTCTCCCGGTTGAAGACGACGTTACCGTGGGTTCCGCCGGACACCAAACTCTCCAAGCTGGACACGCTGCGGCTGGCCTCCAGCTACATCGCGCACCTGCGACAAATACTCGCCAACGACAAATACGAGAACGGCTACATACATCCAGTCAACCTG acgTGGCCCTTTATGGTGGCGGGCAAACCGGAAAACGAACTCAAAGAAATGCTGAATTCTACACGTTTATGTGGGACTACAGCGTCCTGA